The following nucleotide sequence is from Alteromonas sp. V450.
AAGCGAGTCATTAAAGCTAACCGAATCGAGAATAAGATCAGGTTTTCGCTGCATTCGTCGTTGACTTCGCGCGGTTAAATGGGCTGCATTCAGTGCATTCACTGGATTCATATCCGGGAAAAAGTACAGCGGGGCAGCACATCGCTGCTGTTTCACTTCTACAACATGACAGTAAGAAATATGTGTTGAAGAGTAGGGAACGGATGGGCCAACAAGAAAGTAATACCGTTCCATATTGACAGAACCTGTTCCTGACCGTACGCGGCGGACGATATCAATAATAGTATCATCCATATAGGGGGAAAATGCCGCATGAAGGAGTTTATAGTCGTCACGAGACAGTGCTTCAAACTTTGATGGTAGGGTTTTAAACGATATGGCATTGCTCGAAACAGCGATTGCTTTTGCTAGAGCACTTTTTGTTAAAAATTCTATTCCCCCCGCCGAGCGTCGTACTGCTTTGTCGTAAAGCTTCGATAGCTTACTATTTATGGCATCGGGTCGATTATCCATGGCCTCATAAATGGTTTTCGAATCGTTGGTAACGCGTTCACAGGTCGCGGTGTAAGCATCGATAAATGCCATTTGTGCACGTATCACTGCTTCGTCATCGACAACCTGCTTAGACATATTTATGTCGTCATCACAATAATTGCCAAGGACAACACCGTTACAGTGTTGTTGTGCTAATGACAATGAGGAGATGAAGCGCAATATATCCCACTGTGCCTTACCTACGCATGCATCGTCAAAATCATTTGGTGAAAATATAACGGTATCTCCGTGGGAACCTTCTTCGGTGAGAAAGCCGAAATTTGAGCAATGACAGTCGCCTACAATGCTGGTGAGTGGAATTTCGTCAAATGCGTTAGGGAACGCAATCGTTTGATTCGCGATGTCAGCATAATATAATTGAGCGCTGCCTCGGAAAAATACAAAAGGGCTAGTCGTCATCTTTCTATGCTTTTCAAGGTTCGCTGAGGGATAAATCTTGTCTACAAGCGCGATATTTTCTTTTATAAAAGTTTCTCTCATAGGCTGTCTCACTGTTTTGTCTTAATTCTCGTTCAATTCAATAACCTGATTAAGCGATTCATTTTTACTAATTAGTGTTTTTCGTCACCACACGTTATTCTTATCACCAGTTCGAAAAGACATGATTTAAACGAAAAGTGATTATCTTCACCAAAGTGTAAAACCATGTCGACACAATAAACGTAAAGTTTGTATCTGCATGTGTTTAACGTGCGGAAATAATTTAAACCAAATGGAGAATTAAACATGGCATTGATCAATACTGCTATCAAACCTTTTAAAGCAACTGCATTTAAAGATGGCGAATTCGTAGACGTAAGCAGCGAAGACATCAAAGGTAAATGGGCAGTTTTCGTATTTTACCCAGCTGACTTCACATTTGTTTGCCCAACTGAACTTGGCGACATCGCTGATAAGTACGAAGAGCTTCAGTCTCGTGGCGTAGAAGTATTCTCAGTATCTACTGACACACACTTCACTCACAAAGCATGGCACGATTCTTCTGACACGATCAACAAGATTAAGTTTGCAATGATTGGCGACCCTACTGGCGAAATCACTCGTAACTTTGATTGTATGCGTGAAAACATGGGTCTTGCTGACCGTGCTACATTCGTTGTAGACCCAGAAGGTATCATTCAGGCAATGGAAATCACTTCTGAAGGCATCGGTCGTGACGCAGACGATTTAGTACGTAAGATTAAAGCTGCACAATATGTTGCAAATAACCCAGGTGAAGTTTGCCCAGCTAAATGGAAAGAAGGCGAAGCAACACTTGCACCTTCTCTTGACCTAGTAGGCAAAATCTAAGCAGCACGCTTAGCGCTTAATACCCTTACGGCCAGTGCGTTCAGCATTGTCGAGTATTAAGCATATAGATTGTAGGGAGTGGGTCTCCACTCCCTGATATTAACTTCCAATTTCCGCTTATGTTGTTGACCTATTCAAAGGTTGGCGGGGATCGGCGTGTCGAAAATAAGGCAGAATAACCGTGTTAACTAAAGAAATTTTACAAGCATTGAAATCATATGCTGAGTCAATGCAAAAAGACGTAACCTTTGTCGTACAGACCGGTGAACATAGCAAGCGCGAAGAGCTTGTAACGTTTCTGTCCGACATTGCTTCAGTAAGCGAAAAATTAAAAGTAGAAGAGCGTGAAACAAACGGCGAACTGCGCAGTGCTATCAGCTTCCTATTAGAAGCTGACGGCGAAGATACGGGAATTCGCTTTTCTGGTATCCCTGGTGGCCACGAGTTTAACTCTCTTGTACTTGCCATGCTGCACGCAGCGGGCACTGAACTTAAGCTAGATGATAGTGTTAAGTCGATGGTGAAAGCCGTAAATGAACCACTTAATTTTGAAGTATTTATTAGCTTGAGCTGCCACAATTGCCCAGAAGTCGTCCAAGCGCTAAATCAATTTGCATTGATTAACCCTAATATCAAGACCGAAATGATTGACGGCGGGTTATACCAAAATCTAATTCAAGAGCGCGACATTCAAGGTGTGCCTAGTGTATATCTTAATGGCGAGCTATTTGCGAATGGTAAAGTTGATGCTTCAGTACTGATAAACAAGCTCATTGAACGTGACCCAAGCCTTAAAGAAGCAAACAAAGGCGATGCGTTGCCGCTTCAGGACGTTACTGTTATTGGCGGTGGCCCGGCGGGCGTTGCTTCTGCAATTTATAGCGCGCGTAAGGGCCTTAAGGTAGCCATTGTTGCCGAAACCTTTGGCGGCCAAGTTAAAGATACAATGGGCATTGAGAACTTAATCTCCGTACCTAAAACAACAGGCCCTGAGCTTGTAGGTAACCTAATGGAGCACGTGCGCGATTACGATATTACGCTTAAAGAGCACGTACGTGTTGATAGTATTGAGAAAGGCAACATCAAGACCATTACGCTGTCTTCTGGTGAACAGATCCGCACACGCACAGTTATTGTAGCGACGGGGGCGCGTTGGAGAGAACTTGGTGTTCCAGGGGAAAAAGAAAACATCGGTAATGGCGTAGCATACTGCCCACACTGCGACGGCCCGTTCTTTAAAGGTAAAGACGTAGCGGTAATTGGCGGCGGTAACTCAGGGATCGAAGCGGCACTTGACCTTGCAGGCATTGTGAAATCGGTGACAGTATTTGAATTTATGCCAGAACTTAAAGCAGATAAGGTACTTATTGACCAAGCTGAAAAGCGTGACAATATTACTATTATCAAGAATGCGGCAACACGCCAAATTACTGCTCAAAATGGCAAAGTTAACGCTATTGAATACCAAGACCGTTCAACTAACGAAGTACACACTCGTGAACTCGCTGGTGTATTCGTTCAAATTGGACTTGTGCCTAACAGCCAGTTCATGAAAGGCACGGTTGACATGACACAATATGGTGAAATTATCGTTGATACTAAGTGTCACACGTCTGAACCCGGCATTTTTGCTGCCGGTGACGTTACGACAGTTCCATATAAGCAAATAGTGATTTCAATGGGTGAGGGCGCGAAAGCTTCGCTTGCTGCATTTGAATACTTATTAAGTCATGAAGTTGTAGAGTCGGAACTGGACAATGAAGCGGCATAGCTATTAGTTTATCGTTTCAGATAACCTTAAAAAGCCGAACTAACCATGTTAGTTCGGCTTTTTTATTTCGGTATACACTGACTTTCACCAACAACGAACTTTATTACGGTTTCTTTCTTATTTTTTGATAATGTTAATGACACTGGTTATCATTTGCGTGTGTATTTGATATATTAGACAAAAGTACTAATAAAATTATCAGTTCTTTTTATTCTTGAAATAGACAAACTGACAAAATTAACCACAGAAAATACCTAACATGAATAAGAAAATGCTTAGTTTAGCGGTAACAGTTTCACTGTTCTCTTACGCACATGCGCAAGAAAATGAAAATGAAACTAGCGTATATGAACCTGATAAAAGTGTTGAAAAAATAGAGGTGCTCGGTACGCGATCACCTTTCGGCGCTACAAAATCCAACACGCCTATTGTTGAACTAGCGCGTACTATATCCATTGAAACGGCACTTGATCTAAAGCAAAAAGGCGTATTAAATCTTTCTCAATCTGCTACGTATATGGCGGGTGTAACGGGTGAGTCCTATGGATACGCCACTCGCGTCGATTCAATATCTTCGAGGGGACTGAGTATTCCGCGCTACCGTGACTCCATTCAAGAATTGTTTGGTAGCTATAATTCCACGCGTGCTGAAATCTACACTATGGAACAGGTTGAGTTACTCAAAGGACCAGCCTCTGTACTTTACGGACAAGGTTCCCCCGGCGGGATAATGAACTACGTGTCAAAAGCGCCGACATTGGGTAAAGGTAGTGAAGTTGTGTTGTCTTACGGAAACTTCGATCGCGCACAAGTAGGGTTGGATGTGAACGGTAGCCTATCGGAAGATGATAAATGGATGGGTCGGTTTGTTGGAATTTATCGCAATGCTGACTCTCAGGTTGACTACGTTAGCGATGACACGCAAGTACTAATGCCGTCACTTTCCTTTATGCCTTCAGACGATACCACGCTAACCCTTATCGGACTATTTCAAGATACTAATAGTGATACAGCTGCGCAGTTTATTCCCGTAGAGGGCACGTTATTGCCTTTGGCTGACGGCACTTATTTACCTGATCAGGATGTTTACGCGGGCGAACCAGATTTTAATAAATTTGATACTAAGTCGAACCAGATTACCTTACTTGGCGAGCACTTAATTGACGATACAACGTCACTTTCATTTACCGCTTTATGGCGGGATGGCGAAGCAGACTATCACCAAGCTTGGCCAACTTTTACAGGTAGTACTCGCTATCTGAATGCTTTTGTAGGAGCACCCGTGGCGCCCACCGATACTTTTGTTCCCAGAACATTCTATCAAGCAGACAATACCTTCAGCCAACACGCCTTTGATGTTCGCCTGAACAAGCGCTTTTCAACAGGCTCCTTAGAACACGAGCTATTGGCGGGTGTCCAATACCAAAATGTAAAAACGGACGCTAACTCTGCTTATTATGCCGGTGGTGGTGTCTTGCAAGGTGACTTTAGATACATTTTAGATTTGGCCAACCCTGTTTATACGGGCGCGCCAGAACAGTCGGTATTCGATGCAATCTATAATGACGCGCCCGAACAAACTGTTACAGACAAAGGTCTTTATATATCAGACCAGGTTTCGTACAAGAACTGGAGAATGACATTGGGCTTGCGTCACGATCGCGTAGACAACGATACTGGCGTGACAGAGCAAGATGACACGCAAACATCTTACTCAGCCGGAATTTTGTACCGATTTGATAACGGTATCTCACCTTACCTTAGTTACGCTGAGTCGTTTGAGACAGTAGTGGGTTTAGATAATAATAATAGACAGCTTAAGCCAGAAGAAGGCCGTCAATATGAGGCAGGAATTAAGTATGAACTATCGTCATTTCCTGGTTTTATCACGCTGGCCTATTACGATATTGAAGTGTCTAATCTTCCTAATCCAAATGGATTACCAGACGAAGCGGAGCAACAGCAAGGCGTTGCGTCTATAGAAGGTGTTGAGTTGGAGGGGCGGGTAAACTTTGGCCAGGTAGCAGTGCAATTTGCTGCGTCAGTTATGGATGCAGAAGACCCTAATGGTTTCTCGCTGTCAGCGCAGCCAGATAGCAATGCGTCAATGTGGGTAACTTACTCACCCCTTGAGCTGGAAGCGCTGACCGTAGGAACTGGTGTTCGCTACGTGGGAGAGTCTGTTTCTGAAAACGGTGTTATAAGATACGACACGCCTAGTTACACCCTTGGCGATTTGATGATGTCGTATGCACTCTCAAACAATTTGAATGTGCAGCTGAACGTAA
It contains:
- the ahpF gene encoding alkyl hydroperoxide reductase subunit F, with protein sequence MLTKEILQALKSYAESMQKDVTFVVQTGEHSKREELVTFLSDIASVSEKLKVEERETNGELRSAISFLLEADGEDTGIRFSGIPGGHEFNSLVLAMLHAAGTELKLDDSVKSMVKAVNEPLNFEVFISLSCHNCPEVVQALNQFALINPNIKTEMIDGGLYQNLIQERDIQGVPSVYLNGELFANGKVDASVLINKLIERDPSLKEANKGDALPLQDVTVIGGGPAGVASAIYSARKGLKVAIVAETFGGQVKDTMGIENLISVPKTTGPELVGNLMEHVRDYDITLKEHVRVDSIEKGNIKTITLSSGEQIRTRTVIVATGARWRELGVPGEKENIGNGVAYCPHCDGPFFKGKDVAVIGGGNSGIEAALDLAGIVKSVTVFEFMPELKADKVLIDQAEKRDNITIIKNAATRQITAQNGKVNAIEYQDRSTNEVHTRELAGVFVQIGLVPNSQFMKGTVDMTQYGEIIVDTKCHTSEPGIFAAGDVTTVPYKQIVISMGEGAKASLAAFEYLLSHEVVESELDNEAA
- a CDS encoding TonB-dependent siderophore receptor, whose product is MNKKMLSLAVTVSLFSYAHAQENENETSVYEPDKSVEKIEVLGTRSPFGATKSNTPIVELARTISIETALDLKQKGVLNLSQSATYMAGVTGESYGYATRVDSISSRGLSIPRYRDSIQELFGSYNSTRAEIYTMEQVELLKGPASVLYGQGSPGGIMNYVSKAPTLGKGSEVVLSYGNFDRAQVGLDVNGSLSEDDKWMGRFVGIYRNADSQVDYVSDDTQVLMPSLSFMPSDDTTLTLIGLFQDTNSDTAAQFIPVEGTLLPLADGTYLPDQDVYAGEPDFNKFDTKSNQITLLGEHLIDDTTSLSFTALWRDGEADYHQAWPTFTGSTRYLNAFVGAPVAPTDTFVPRTFYQADNTFSQHAFDVRLNKRFSTGSLEHELLAGVQYQNVKTDANSAYYAGGGVLQGDFRYILDLANPVYTGAPEQSVFDAIYNDAPEQTVTDKGLYISDQVSYKNWRMTLGLRHDRVDNDTGVTEQDDTQTSYSAGILYRFDNGISPYLSYAESFETVVGLDNNNRQLKPEEGRQYEAGIKYELSSFPGFITLAYYDIEVSNLPNPNGLPDEAEQQQGVASIEGVELEGRVNFGQVAVQFAASVMDAEDPNGFSLSAQPDSNASMWVTYSPLELEALTVGTGVRYVGESVSENGVIRYDTPSYTLGDLMMSYALSNNLNVQLNVRNVTDKKYLTSCLFRGDCFPGVRRTVTASLTYSF
- the ahpC gene encoding alkyl hydroperoxide reductase subunit C; amino-acid sequence: MALINTAIKPFKATAFKDGEFVDVSSEDIKGKWAVFVFYPADFTFVCPTELGDIADKYEELQSRGVEVFSVSTDTHFTHKAWHDSSDTINKIKFAMIGDPTGEITRNFDCMRENMGLADRATFVVDPEGIIQAMEITSEGIGRDADDLVRKIKAAQYVANNPGEVCPAKWKEGEATLAPSLDLVGKI
- a CDS encoding DUF2252 family protein, translating into MRETFIKENIALVDKIYPSANLEKHRKMTTSPFVFFRGSAQLYYADIANQTIAFPNAFDEIPLTSIVGDCHCSNFGFLTEEGSHGDTVIFSPNDFDDACVGKAQWDILRFISSLSLAQQHCNGVVLGNYCDDDINMSKQVVDDEAVIRAQMAFIDAYTATCERVTNDSKTIYEAMDNRPDAINSKLSKLYDKAVRRSAGGIEFLTKSALAKAIAVSSNAISFKTLPSKFEALSRDDYKLLHAAFSPYMDDTIIDIVRRVRSGTGSVNMERYYFLVGPSVPYSSTHISYCHVVEVKQQRCAAPLYFFPDMNPVNALNAAHLTARSQRRMQRKPDLILDSVSFNDSLFLVRSRHHARVGITPADIVMGKKAIAGGLSYFAQLCGYTLALAHCRGDRRSTRFAQKAYPIIAQHKESLISLAKHHVEQVLYDHSLFTELCKNEVTPFNKYTN